In the genome of bacterium, the window CCTGCTGGTACACAGTCAGGTAAGGTGCTTAAACTCAGCGGCAAAGGCATGCCGGTGCCTGGCACTAATCGTCATGGGGATCATCTCGTGGAAGTGACGGTCGAAGTGCCACATAAGCTGAGCGCCAAGCAGCGAGCCGCTCTCGAAGAATATCGCAAGGCGAGCAAGAAAAAAGGTCTGTTTCATTAAAAAGCCTTCCGTCACAGAGACTGAAGGATGTGGCGGTAGTCACGATACGGGCTATATGCTCATGGCAGTTTCGGGAACAAACTCGAACTCTTGCCCAACTGCCTTGACGAGCCCAGTGGCAGCATCGTTGAGCATCGTGTGCTGACAGACCGTGTTCTCGACGAAATGGGGTAGGTACGGCGGTATGATGCTGGTGAATACTATGTTTGGTCCCGCTAGTTTTGAGTCAAACCAGGGCGCGCTATCAATGTGTTCGATGAGCGTCATGCTGTATTTGAGGAGGTCCTCAGGCCCGTTGATCTTGATGATGTCATCAGGTACGGAAGAACGCCACCTTAGGTGTTTTGTGGGACTATTTTACCCTAAAATCAGGCAGAAATCAATATGTATCTATGGCTGTCTAGCGTATAATAAGCACATGTACTTTGGATCTCTTACCTTGGATGCAAATTTTTTTGTATTTGCTGTACTTGGCCTGTTTTTGGGCTGTGGGATTTTGTTTGGTGAAGCGCGTTTGAAACGTGTTGTGACGGGGGCTCTTATTGGGCTGTTTGCTGCTGATCAGCTCGCTGACTTTGTGGCGACACAGCTGAGTAATGCAAAAGTGGACATAGATGACCAGGCAGTGCTAAAAATCGCGCTGCTGCTTATCGTTGCTATTCCACTATCGCTGGGCAAAGCACCGTCGGTTGGTGGGAGGTTCTCAATTCGCTCGATAGTGTTAGCGGTGTTTGCGGCGATGACCGTCATCGCATTTGTGAGTAATTTCTTGTCCGATACCTTGCTTGGAGAATTAGAGACAGAATATAACCTCATCGCGCTTGCAACCGACAACCGTTCGTGGTGGTTGGCTGGCTTGTTGCTCTGGCTCGTCATCTTGCATGTCTGGAAACCAAAGTCGAAGGATGACGATGATGGCAAGGGTAAGCGAGGCAAGAAGAAATAAGGGTTCAGAATAGTGTTATGGGTTGCATTTTTGGACCCAAAAGACTAGTATGTACACCTGTAAATTACAATAATTAATTACGTATGCAAATCCAGCCACATCCATTGCCTTTGATCGGCCGCAAGACGAAAGTCGAGCTGGTCGATCTTGGTGTAAAAAACGTCGCAGCGAAGGTTGACACCGGCGCGTATCACAACGCAATTCACTGCTCCGACGTTGTCTTGCACAAAGAAGACGGTAAGAAATTCTTGACCTTCAAGGTACTCGATAATGACCATCCGAGCTTTAAGAAACGTACGATCACCGTACACCGCTTCGGTAAGCGTCGTGTCAAGAATTCATTTGGCGTGTACCAGATGCGCTACCTCGTCCGTCTGGCAATTCGCGTCGAAGGCTCCACGAAGCTGTATAAAGTCCATTTTACATTGGCTGATCGTAGCCGTATGCGAACCCCTGTTCTCTTGGGGCGAAAGTTCTTGAAGCACCGCTTCCTGGTTGACGTGCGTCATTCATGACCTATACAGTAAAGATATGAAAATCGCTATCTTATCCAAGGGTAGGAATAACTACTCGACCGCACGACTCGCTGACGCCGCTCGCAAGGCCGGTCACACGCCACTGATTGTTGACTATACGAAGGCCTACATGGGCATCGAAAGCATGGCGCCAACTGTACATATCGAAGGGCACGCCATCGATGATGTGCGGGCGGTTATCCCTCGTATAGCTGCTAGTTATACCTCATACGGGACGGCTGTTGTGAGGCAGTTTGAAATGATGCGCGCCTATGCGTCGGTCAGCTCGCTGTCGCTCGTGCGTTCGCGCGATAAGTTGCGCTCCATGCAGCTCTTGGCGCGTGCCGGTGTCGGGATTCCGAAGACGGTCTTCGCCTATGCAAGTTCAGATGCGCAGGAACTCATCGATCTCGTCGGCGGTGCACCGGTTGTAGTCAAGCTCCTCGAGAGCACACAGGGTAAGGGTGTGGTGCTGGCAGAGACTAAGAAAGCTGCTAAGTCGGTGGTTGAGGCGTTCAATTCGATTAGTGCCAGCTTCATCATCCAGGAATTCATCGAAGAAGCTGATGGCTCTGATATTCGTGTCATTGTAGTGGGGGATCAGATCGTTGGCGCAATGATGCGCAAGGGTGCAGAGGGCGAATTCCGCAGCAATACGCATCGTGGAGGGGAGCCAATCGCAGTTGAACTCACGAAGAAAGAGCAGAATATCGCGCTTAAATCGGCTCGTACACTCGGCATGTCGATCGCCGGTGTGGACATTATTCGCTCGAAGCGCGGACCGTTGGTGCTCGAGGTGAATAGCTCGCCATCATTGCGTGGTACGGAGCTCGTGACGAAGCAAGACATTGCCGGGGCTATGATCGACTACGTCGCGAAGCGAGCAATGGGTAAGCGCAAGAAGGACAAGATCGGCGCTTAGTCTCTCGATAGAAATCTAGTAAGCATAAGAAAATGAGCATTGACAAAGTGCTCATTTTTTGGTAATATAAACAGGTTCTATTCGTACCCCTACAGAAAGAGATCAGGCACATGCCTACGACCAAGACCGAACCCGTCTGGAAAGACGCGGAATACGCGACGATCGCTAAACGGACGAATCGCAGCTTGATTGCTGCCTTCAGGCCGAGTAAAGAGAGTGAAGCTGAACAGCGCGGCTTGTTCCTGGCTGGTGAACGGCCAGTACCGAATTTTTCGTGTCCCAAGCTGGAATCAACTGCCTATAAGCCTACGACCGATGAACTTGAGTCGTTATTGGCCGACTGGAAGGACGATTCGCCGCTAGGACGTATCTACCAGCGATTCTTGGGCGAGAACTTTCTCGTCAATGTCATCGCTGATGCGGCCAAGAAGGGCGACATGCGACTTTTTCGTCGAACCAATCAGATGCTGGGCTACGTGCCGGATGGGAAGCTATTCCGCTCGATCGTGGCTGACATTCGTCGACGTGCTGAAGCCACTCTCGATGACACAGCAATTCGTCCCCTCGCAAATGCGCTCCTCGATACTCTGCCGAACGCAAGTGAAGCAGACATCTTGTTGCCATCGGAGGAGCACGTGCGTGCTGCTTTCCCTGCTATGCTGGCATTGTGTGAGTCCCTCCATCTCCCTACGGACGTCGACTTCGATGCGGTGTGGGATGCATATGAGCTAGCTCGGGTACTGCAGGCATCACTCGATACAGCAGGCGCCACTGGGTGGTCGGTCATAGTGACCGATGAGCAGCAACGCATCTCGGTTTCGCGTACTGACAAGCTAGCGAAGATCCCCGTCACGCGAAAGCTGCATGGTCGAGATGCTTATGCTGTCATCGCGCACGAGCGTTTGCATATCGAGCGCGGCCTGCGTGGTGCTGCGAGCGGTTACTACTTCCTGCAGTCAGGAACAGCTGGTTACATCGAAGGCGAGGAAGGGACAACTCTCGCTCTAGAGCAGGCTCTCAAGGGACGAGCCAACCGCCATGCGCGTGAGGACTACTACCTCGCGATCGCGGCTGCCAATGGATTCGTCACGAATGGCTTCATGACTTTCGAGCAGGTCCATCGGCTGATGCGCACGTATTACGAGTTCGTTGCCGAGGAGCCGGATCGTGAGCGAGAGTCTACGGAGAGTCCCGAAGAAATGGCTTGGATTCAGACTCTACGTACGTTCCGTGGTACGGATTGTAAGGGCAATGGCGCCTACTACGGCAAAGATATCGTCTATGCCAAGGGTAATCTTGGTATCTGGCAGCTGCTCATCGAGGATCCTTCAGCGGCGCAGACCTTCATGGTCGGGAAGTTCAACCCAATGAATCCGGACGATGTTCGGGATCTGACCGAGCTCGGACTTATCGCGACCTAGTGACGTATGCCGCATTCTCACTTCTTGTGGGAGTGCGGCAGTTTTTATTTATCCACGCTTTTGTGAGTAAAAATTACGAAAGATCGTGTACTTTACCCACGGTCGATACAGACGCTTGGCGCTGTATGGGTGGACGAAGAATCGGTCGGGCGTTTCTTGTTTGACACGTCGCCAAATGGTGCGCAGGGTTTGGCGCGGAGTCTTCTCGGGATGGAATTGCATACCGAAGACTGGCTTGCTCTCATGCTCGTAGGCCTCAATCGTGCAGCGCTTGCTACTACCGATGACCCTGAAGCCGTGCGGCAGGCGCTTGATGTG includes:
- a CDS encoding DUF1704 domain-containing protein, with translation MPTTKTEPVWKDAEYATIAKRTNRSLIAAFRPSKESEAEQRGLFLAGERPVPNFSCPKLESTAYKPTTDELESLLADWKDDSPLGRIYQRFLGENFLVNVIADAAKKGDMRLFRRTNQMLGYVPDGKLFRSIVADIRRRAEATLDDTAIRPLANALLDTLPNASEADILLPSEEHVRAAFPAMLALCESLHLPTDVDFDAVWDAYELARVLQASLDTAGATGWSVIVTDEQQRISVSRTDKLAKIPVTRKLHGRDAYAVIAHERLHIERGLRGAASGYYFLQSGTAGYIEGEEGTTLALEQALKGRANRHAREDYYLAIAAANGFVTNGFMTFEQVHRLMRTYYEFVAEEPDRERESTESPEEMAWIQTLRTFRGTDCKGNGAYYGKDIVYAKGNLGIWQLLIEDPSAAQTFMVGKFNPMNPDDVRDLTELGLIAT
- the rimK gene encoding 30S ribosomal protein S6--L-glutamate ligase; this translates as MKIAILSKGRNNYSTARLADAARKAGHTPLIVDYTKAYMGIESMAPTVHIEGHAIDDVRAVIPRIAASYTSYGTAVVRQFEMMRAYASVSSLSLVRSRDKLRSMQLLARAGVGIPKTVFAYASSDAQELIDLVGGAPVVVKLLESTQGKGVVLAETKKAAKSVVEAFNSISASFIIQEFIEEADGSDIRVIVVGDQIVGAMMRKGAEGEFRSNTHRGGEPIAVELTKKEQNIALKSARTLGMSIAGVDIIRSKRGPLVLEVNSSPSLRGTELVTKQDIAGAMIDYVAKRAMGKRKKDKIGA
- a CDS encoding ATP-dependent zinc protease codes for the protein MQIQPHPLPLIGRKTKVELVDLGVKNVAAKVDTGAYHNAIHCSDVVLHKEDGKKFLTFKVLDNDHPSFKKRTITVHRFGKRRVKNSFGVYQMRYLVRLAIRVEGSTKLYKVHFTLADRSRMRTPVLLGRKFLKHRFLVDVRHS